The Hordeum vulgare subsp. vulgare chromosome 4H, MorexV3_pseudomolecules_assembly, whole genome shotgun sequence genomic interval GGGCGTTGCCGGCGATGTTCATCAGGTCCTTGCTGAGGTTGATCCCCCGATGGCCATCTCCGTCCTCCTCCTGGAACACACACCGGTACGAACTGTCGTCCGCACCGGTGAGCGTGCGTACGACGTGATTTAGGCGGAATCGGGCCTTCGCCGGGGACGTCGATAGCAGCGCGGCCGCGCCGCCTATGCGGAAGAGGCAATTGGGCAGGAGCATTGCGCGCTCGGTCCCGAAGTAGTAGTTTGGCGTGACGGTCTCCGTGGAGACGACGAGCGCGTGCGCGCCCTGGGGGGCGACCTGCAGGAGGTTCCTCGCCAGCTCCACGGAGATCATCCCCGCGCTGCATCCCATACCGGCGAGGTGCATGCCACGAATGTCGCTCCGCAGCTTGTACCTGTTTATGATCATGTCCACCAAGGAGGGCGTGGGACAGAACAAGCTGCAGTTGACGATGAGTATGTCGATGGCGTCGGGGGCGATGCCGGTCTTGACGAGCAGGTCGTCGACGGCCGAGAAGGCCACGAGCTCGAACTCGGCGCGGGCGGCGTCAACCGTGCAATATTTGTGCGTCCCCATGTAGTGGTGCGTCGGGGGCAGGCAAGTCTCGTTGCCGAGCCCTGAGCGCTCCAGCAACCGCGTCATGAACCGGATGCTGCGCTCGTTGAACTCGGGCAGTTGTCTGGCGTGCTCGAGAAAAGTCGCGAAGGGTACCCGGCAGTTAGACGGGGTGCGGAAGCCGGCGTAGTCGACGAGGTACACCGCGCGCGGACGCAGCATGAGGTAGATGGTGGCCGTTGCGGCCGGTAAGAAACAGCCCAAGAAGATGTGCGCTGGGTTGAGCTCAGAGAGTCGGCTGGCCAGCTCCGCCGCCCCGAACCGCACCATCGCGATAAGGCCGGCAGCGGCGGTGACCATAGGGATGGAATTGTCCACGGCGCGCTGGTACTGATAATGGAGTGAGAGGGAGGGATCGGAACTTAAGGCCAAACTTTAGTCACATATCATCATCAACCTGCCGCGCATTTAGTACAGTCAAACACATGTCTGCTGGTGGGGTGCCCGGTAGCTAGATTTCTCGTCGTATCAATTAGTTATGTTAAAGTTGGATAGTCCATGTATGTTGCTCCAACTCTATTAATCGATCCATTACAAGACAGAGGtcctgtttgtttcagaagtcccggaacttttttttagtcccaacttaaaagtctctagtccctatccgtttgttttcagggactaaacatggactagaggtcattaaatgacatgaaaAAGACCATGCTAAAAGTAGAGAcattgttggaaaaagtgtcaaaaagtcccaaaaagaccctcccacagggacttctccaaatagtcccaaataccctctttttgtccctaaaagtccctcatgtttgtttcacatgggactttttaggacttttttagtccctacaccaaaagtccatggaaacaaacacccccagAGAAGTTGATTGATGGCGGGGGAGAGGCATGGAGGGCCGAGCGAAGCGCGCGCCCTGCAGCAATGGTGGCGGCCCCGATGGCTCCTCCCGTGCCGATTCCGGGGGCGCAACTGCCGGTTGTAGAGCGGCACTCCCCGGAGGCCCGCGTCGAGATGCTACGGGTGGTCCGGGGACGCTTCCTCGACCGATCCAAGTGGCCCGAGATCATGGTGGATATTATCCGTAGATCCACCTTCGAGGAGCGCGCTCGATTCTGCGGCAACGACGGGGGATGGATTATGAGCTAATCTTTTAGGAAATTCACGAGGCGTAGGCGGGGATCCAGCCCGGGCAGCGAGGTGGAACCGATTCAAGGCGGAGAGTCCCTCCCGCCTCAACATCCGTCCGCCGCTCGTGTTGGAATTGTCCCAGCTCCCTCCCGATGCGCTGTCACCGGAGGTCAACCCGCCCCGCGCGCCCTGACGTCTCGAGATCCCGGCGGACCCAACCTACAACCGGTGCTTGCCACAGTGTTGTGGGGGCGTCGTGCGGGGGATGAGCTGCCTTGCAGCTAGGAACCGCCGCCATTGTCGGGGGACCGCGCTGAGGTCTATCCTCAGGTACCTCAATTCCGATCTAACTCTTCCCGTCCTTGTGTTCGTTCTAGGAGAGTATGTAGTGACCATGTGGTCATCAATTTGGATCATAATTCGTCGGAATCGGGCCTTGTGGCTGCTAATCCTAAGGTTGGGGTTTCTACTCCGGTCAGATTGATTTCTCTAGCGATGGTCCGGGTGGATGATGAGGTTGGGGCCCAAAAGTCGCCTAAGATCAGTCCAACAATGGCCGTTCTCGGACCCGCTCCGGTTCCTGCACCTCTCATCCGTGGATGTGTGGTCAAAAGGAAAGCGCATTCTCGAAAGTCGTCTTCCCTTGTGGGAAACATATCTCGGGAGGTGACAGAGGAGTTTCTCGGGCAGCTCTGGGTTATCCCTTCCCCTGTGCACCGTCGACCTCACATatactcctctcccctcctccgaACCCTAGCTTTGCCATCCCTAAAATTTTCTGGGTGAGGAAAGATCTCTTCCGATCTAAGACGTTTTCAAGAGATGATTTCAAGCGAGTAGGTCATTTTGATCACACCCCAACCTCATTCAAGATCTCTGTAGAGGGGATCGAGCCTGGATCTCTGTCCTTCATAGAGGTGACTAGGGGGAACATGGAGGCTGGGCGTCAACAATAGCAGCGGCCTCCGCGCTGCCAAACCAACAAGAAGACGGTGCCTGCCTAGGGAGGACAGGCCCAGCCTCCTCAACCTCTTCCCCCTGGTCCTGCGAAGCCACCCCAAGCCATGAACAAAGGGGGAGGGGGGATGTCAGGGAAGAATCAAGTAGCTGGAGGCAATTCCGCCCCACCGGGACCTGCGATCCTGATTCCACCTGCTACCCAAGCTCTGGATCCGAGGTACAAAGTGATGACTTGCTTCAACTGTAGTTGGCCTGGACATTACATTGGTAACTGCATCGAACCCAAGAAGTGCTTCATCCGAGGTACAAAG includes:
- the LOC123450948 gene encoding 3-ketoacyl-CoA synthase 6-like, which produces MVTAAAGLIAMVRFGAAELASRLSELNPAHIFLGCFLPAATATIYLMLRPRAVYLVDYAGFRTPSNCRVPFATFLEHARQLPEFNERSIRFMTRLLERSGLGNETCLPPTHHYMGTHKYCTVDAARAEFELVAFSAVDDLLVKTGIAPDAIDILIVNCSLFCPTPSLVDMIINRYKLRSDIRGMHLAGMGCSAGMISVELARNLLQVAPQGAHALVVSTETVTPNYYFGTERAMLLPNCLFRIGGAAALLSTSPAKARFRLNHVVRTLTGADDSSYRCVFQEEDGDGHRGINLSKDLMNIAGNALNANITAMGPLVLPAMEQLMFAFSFVARKVISRRVKPYIPDFRTAFEHFCIHAGGRAVIDELQKGLSLSDEQVEASRMALHRFGNTSSSSLWYELAYIEAKGRMRRGDRVWTIGFGSGFKCNSAAWECIQPARNAHGPWATSIHTYPVDVPDVLKH